A genomic region of Catalinimonas niigatensis contains the following coding sequences:
- the cas2 gene encoding CRISPR-associated endonuclease Cas2 — MYIILVYDVGEKRVGKMLKLCRRYLSWIQNSVLEGELTEVQLKQLKAEAKDIMHKGDSLIIFSSRNERWLEKEVIGEEKASTDQFL; from the coding sequence ATGTACATCATCTTAGTCTATGACGTAGGAGAGAAAAGAGTAGGTAAAATGCTTAAACTGTGCCGCAGGTACCTGAGCTGGATTCAAAATTCAGTGTTGGAAGGAGAATTGACTGAGGTGCAGCTGAAGCAACTTAAAGCAGAAGCCAAAGATATCATGCATAAGGGAGACAGCCTGATCATTTTCAGCAGCAGGAATGAGCGTTGGCTGGAGAAGGAAGTAATCGGAGAGGAAAAGGCTTCTACCGATCAGTTTTTATGA
- the cas1b gene encoding type I-B CRISPR-associated endonuclease Cas1b, with the protein MKKTFYLFNPGRLSRKDNTLKFVPVDEKGKEGPARYLPVETVGQLFVFGSLDTNSALYNFLGKQQISVHFFDYYEHYTGSFYPKEYLQAGKMLVCQTLHYADPYKRQRIARKLVDGAAFNMLRNLKYYQSRGKALEQQIEGITLLQQSIPMTDDIPMLMGIEGNIRQIYYTAFDEILNDFSMGGRSRQPPKNEVNALISFGNMLCYTACLDQIYHTQLNPTISFLHEPGTRRFSLALDLAEIFKPLLVDRTIFKLLNKKVLQAKDFDDQLNRVILKEAGKKKLVEAWEERLKETIKHRALKKSVSYKHLIKLECHKVAKHVMDMQGYEPFKAWW; encoded by the coding sequence TTGAAAAAGACCTTTTACCTCTTTAATCCCGGCAGGCTCAGCCGCAAAGACAATACCTTAAAGTTTGTACCCGTAGATGAAAAGGGCAAAGAAGGTCCAGCCCGATACCTTCCGGTAGAAACCGTAGGTCAGCTCTTTGTCTTCGGCAGTCTGGACACCAACAGTGCATTGTACAACTTTCTGGGCAAGCAGCAGATTAGCGTTCATTTCTTTGACTACTATGAGCACTATACCGGTTCTTTTTATCCCAAAGAATACCTACAGGCAGGAAAGATGCTGGTTTGTCAGACACTGCACTATGCTGATCCATACAAGCGGCAGCGAATAGCCAGGAAGTTGGTGGATGGAGCAGCCTTTAACATGCTGCGCAACCTGAAGTACTACCAGAGCCGGGGTAAGGCTTTGGAACAGCAGATTGAAGGAATTACACTGCTACAACAAAGTATTCCCATGACAGATGATATCCCTATGTTGATGGGCATAGAAGGAAACATCCGGCAGATCTACTACACAGCTTTTGATGAAATCCTCAACGATTTCAGCATGGGAGGACGTAGCAGACAGCCACCCAAAAATGAGGTGAATGCCTTGATCTCTTTTGGCAATATGCTCTGCTACACTGCTTGCCTGGATCAGATTTACCATACCCAGTTGAATCCTACGATCAGCTTTCTGCATGAGCCGGGCACCAGACGATTTTCACTGGCCCTGGATCTGGCAGAGATCTTCAAACCTCTGTTGGTAGACAGAACCATTTTCAAACTGCTCAACAAAAAAGTATTGCAGGCCAAAGATTTTGATGATCAACTGAACAGGGTTATCTTGAAAGAAGCAGGTAAAAAGAAATTGGTAGAAGCATGGGAAGAGCGTTTGAAAGAAACCATCAAACACCGAGCCCTTAAGAAAAGTGTGAGCTACAAACATCTGATCAAACTGGAATGCCATAAAGTGGCAAAACATGTGATGGATATGCAGGGCTATGAACCTTTCAAAGCCTGGTGGTAA
- a CDS encoding type II toxin-antitoxin system VapC family toxin, which yields MLLDSNIIIYSAEEQYAFLREYVKAQENVVSAVSKIEVLGFYDLTPRDRTYFEAVFQFMNLLPVSSEVIDLATLLRQKNKLSLGDSIIAATALFYDQTLVTRNIKDFKNLQGLHYINPLNS from the coding sequence ATGTTGTTAGATAGCAATATCATTATTTATTCGGCTGAAGAACAATATGCTTTTTTGAGGGAATATGTAAAGGCACAGGAGAATGTGGTTTCGGCTGTTTCAAAGATAGAGGTTTTAGGTTTTTATGATCTTACTCCTAGAGATAGAACGTATTTTGAAGCTGTATTTCAATTCATGAACTTACTTCCGGTAAGCAGTGAGGTTATTGACCTGGCAACCTTACTGAGACAAAAAAATAAACTATCGTTAGGAGATAGCATTATCGCTGCTACAGCTTTATTTTATGATCAAACACTCGTTACCAGAAACATCAAAGATTTCAAAAACTTACAAGGGCTCCATTATATAAACCCTTTGAATAGCTAA
- the cas4 gene encoding CRISPR-associated protein Cas4, whose product MSNKFMLLTPTHINYYHVCHRKLWLFHHGIRMEHSSDTVTEGKLIHETSYPQRAAKYTELELLGAKIDFYDAKNRTVHEVKKSDKVEEAHIAQVQYYLYLLEEAGIENPQGVIEYPKLRQTQQVVLDDAGRENIRKWMADIERITAQAQCPPVINSRICKSCSYYDFCYVAESE is encoded by the coding sequence TTGAGTAATAAATTTATGCTACTCACCCCCACCCATATCAACTACTACCATGTATGCCATCGCAAGCTCTGGCTGTTTCATCATGGCATCCGCATGGAGCACAGTTCGGATACGGTGACAGAGGGTAAACTGATCCACGAAACCAGCTATCCCCAAAGAGCTGCCAAGTATACCGAGCTAGAGTTACTCGGAGCCAAGATTGATTTTTATGATGCCAAGAACAGGACAGTACATGAGGTCAAGAAGTCAGATAAGGTGGAGGAAGCGCATATCGCCCAGGTGCAGTATTACCTTTACCTGCTGGAAGAAGCAGGTATTGAAAATCCTCAAGGGGTGATAGAATATCCTAAGCTACGCCAAACCCAGCAGGTAGTTTTGGATGATGCGGGAAGAGAAAACATCCGAAAGTGGATGGCTGACATAGAACGAATTACAGCTCAAGCGCAGTGCCCTCCGGTGATCAACAGCCGGATCTGTAAAAGCTGCAGCTATTATGACTTCTGCTATGTAGCAGAAAGCGAATAA
- a CDS encoding HEPN domain-containing protein, with translation MGVDKEEYIRYRISRSEEALEEAQIMAENKHWNTAINRLYYSCYYIVDALLRKNDIKHKTHAGTRNQFHLYFGKTGLVDRELLQYYANIFQDRQESDYGEIVHYTQEDVDYLMPKAQSFHLAIKRLILE, from the coding sequence ATGGGTGTAGATAAAGAAGAATATATTCGGTACAGAATCAGTCGCTCAGAAGAAGCTCTAGAGGAAGCCCAAATTATGGCCGAAAACAAGCACTGGAATACTGCCATCAATAGACTATATTATTCATGCTACTATATTGTGGATGCATTGCTAAGAAAAAATGATATCAAGCATAAAACACATGCCGGTACTAGAAATCAGTTTCACCTCTATTTTGGTAAAACAGGATTGGTAGATCGTGAATTGCTACAGTATTATGCCAACATCTTTCAGGACCGGCAGGAAAGTGACTATGGAGAAATAGTGCATTACACACAGGAAGATGTGGATTATCTGATGCCTAAGGCGCAATCCTTTCATCTAGCTATCAAACGGCTTATTCTTGAGTAA
- a CDS encoding nucleotidyltransferase domain-containing protein — translation MKIQNKIPQQVKEAVMALDPEAEVVLFGSQARGDSHEESDWDFLIISNKLAQKEEKRRLRSVLLDMELEDEVIISQIVMTPNEWKRSTGMPLYEEITNEGQWV, via the coding sequence ATGAAGATACAAAACAAAATTCCCCAACAGGTAAAAGAAGCAGTTATGGCCTTAGACCCTGAGGCTGAAGTGGTGCTGTTTGGCTCTCAGGCCAGAGGCGATAGCCATGAGGAATCGGATTGGGATTTCTTGATTATCAGCAATAAGCTTGCTCAAAAAGAAGAAAAAAGAAGACTCAGAAGCGTATTGCTAGACATGGAACTGGAGGATGAGGTCATTATCTCCCAAATTGTCATGACTCCTAATGAATGGAAAAGATCTACCGGCATGCCTTTGTATGAAGAGATTACAAATGAAGGTCAATGGGTGTAG
- a CDS encoding DUF433 domain-containing protein yields MTDYRKYITIHPDQRSGQPCIRGRRGNGIRITLYDVLSYLAAGDSIEDILEHFPMLTKENVLACLAFEADAEKRFQPYA; encoded by the coding sequence ATGACAGATTACAGAAAATATATTACCATCCATCCCGATCAGCGAAGTGGTCAGCCTTGTATTAGAGGCCGCCGTGGCAACGGAATACGCATCACTTTGTATGATGTGCTGAGTTATCTGGCTGCCGGGGATAGCATAGAAGATATTCTGGAGCATTTTCCTATGCTGACCAAAGAAAATGTGCTGGCATGCCTGGCTTTTGAGGCAGATGCTGAAAAGAGATTTCAACCCTATGCTTAG
- the cas3 gene encoding CRISPR-associated helicase Cas3', with protein sequence MANFFDRFWAKSDGETKLEDHTNHVIIAGKNLLERLPFSDSEKVYWKEKLYRCAVLHDLGKIHSAFQMRLNGDTGVSIRHEIISLWFCENFLDLPDDELFAIATHHKGVCSIKDTYKRLNEDVLISEMQYHYEHGEEAMNADVVSDWLNLFNLKLDLKKDTVVSSTITNKWLDILDEFFQKKAIKEADRRRDLSLMRALLIASDHIGSARLENNLPAYKKILINDFRPNKDGQPLEFRNFQTLLQNVQTDVILHAPTGSGKTEAALSWVYANQQENARLFYLLPYTASINAMVKRLQQVFDDKDEGGIKRVTALHSKTLDFFYEQLAEEESNNEKINYAKIEKEARSKKSLSSELFFPIKVATLHQVLKTSLKGKGWELALYDYRNALFIVDEFHTYNALLTGMLLATVRLFRKIFHAKFFFMSATIPDFMLSNIIDKVFDGNDNLLIRPNPEFESDKYVLGRKRHILNCMQNLSIQDKIPMILDYLSKGKSVLVIVNNVKTAQKLFADIGFTDKSKIALLHSGFNLKSRIEIEKKITSLHPPQLLIATQAVEVSLDIDYDVAFIENAPIDALNQRLGRVNRAGRKGLAPIYLFEKIIGNTKFFYEEEILKSTWKSLLELNEKELSEDDLVNVCNRVYMNGYNENQQKDFEQGLNNTIIHDFETDWIAGDWNNWIEEVLESNNQKVEILCSNLVREFDSLREEKRYIEANQLLVKVYFYELKGSAHIKDNKRNVIIANDFEYDEQIGYKKKGDILSFEFL encoded by the coding sequence ATGGCTAATTTTTTTGACAGATTTTGGGCAAAAAGCGATGGGGAAACTAAATTAGAAGACCATACAAATCATGTGATCATTGCGGGTAAAAACCTCTTAGAACGCTTACCTTTTAGCGATAGCGAAAAGGTATATTGGAAAGAAAAACTTTATAGATGTGCTGTTTTACATGATTTGGGAAAAATTCATTCAGCTTTTCAAATGCGATTAAATGGGGATACTGGAGTTTCCATTAGGCATGAAATTATCTCCCTCTGGTTCTGTGAAAACTTTTTAGATCTTCCTGATGATGAGCTATTTGCCATTGCAACACATCATAAAGGCGTTTGTAGTATTAAGGATACTTATAAAAGATTAAATGAAGATGTTTTGATTTCGGAAATGCAATATCATTATGAGCATGGAGAAGAAGCGATGAATGCCGATGTAGTTTCTGACTGGTTGAATCTCTTCAATTTAAAACTTGACTTAAAAAAAGATACAGTAGTTTCATCAACAATTACAAATAAATGGCTCGATATCCTTGATGAGTTTTTCCAAAAGAAGGCAATTAAAGAAGCTGATAGACGTAGAGATTTATCTTTGATGCGTGCATTATTAATTGCTTCTGATCACATTGGCTCAGCTAGACTTGAGAATAATCTACCTGCCTATAAGAAAATACTGATCAATGATTTTCGTCCAAATAAAGATGGACAGCCTTTGGAATTTCGCAATTTTCAGACACTGCTACAAAATGTTCAGACAGATGTAATTTTACATGCACCCACTGGCTCTGGAAAAACTGAGGCAGCCCTTAGTTGGGTATATGCCAACCAACAGGAAAATGCTCGTTTGTTTTACCTTTTACCATATACCGCTAGTATCAATGCTATGGTAAAACGTTTGCAACAAGTTTTTGATGATAAGGACGAAGGAGGGATTAAGCGTGTAACAGCTTTGCACTCCAAAACATTAGACTTTTTTTATGAACAATTAGCCGAAGAAGAATCAAATAATGAGAAAATCAACTATGCCAAGATAGAAAAAGAGGCCAGATCAAAAAAATCACTTTCGTCTGAATTGTTCTTTCCCATTAAGGTAGCCACCTTGCACCAAGTTTTAAAAACCTCCCTCAAAGGAAAAGGTTGGGAGTTAGCTTTGTATGACTACAGAAATGCACTTTTTATCGTTGATGAATTTCACACTTACAATGCATTACTAACAGGGATGCTATTGGCAACTGTTAGGCTCTTCAGGAAAATATTCCATGCAAAATTCTTTTTTATGTCTGCTACGATTCCTGATTTTATGCTTTCCAATATTATTGATAAAGTTTTTGATGGTAATGATAACTTATTGATTCGACCCAATCCGGAATTTGAAAGTGATAAGTACGTGTTGGGAAGAAAAAGGCACATTTTAAATTGCATGCAAAATCTTAGTATTCAGGATAAAATTCCAATGATCCTTGATTATTTGAGCAAAGGAAAGAGTGTTCTGGTGATCGTAAATAATGTAAAAACCGCTCAGAAGCTTTTTGCAGATATAGGATTTACAGATAAGAGTAAAATAGCATTATTACATAGTGGATTTAACTTAAAAAGTAGAATTGAAATTGAGAAAAAAATTACGAGTCTTCACCCCCCACAACTATTGATCGCCACACAAGCAGTAGAAGTTAGTTTAGATATAGATTATGATGTTGCTTTTATAGAAAATGCCCCTATTGATGCCTTAAATCAAAGATTAGGAAGAGTAAACCGTGCGGGTAGAAAAGGGCTGGCACCTATTTATCTTTTTGAAAAAATTATTGGGAACACAAAGTTTTTCTACGAAGAAGAGATTTTGAAAAGTACGTGGAAGAGCTTATTGGAGTTAAATGAAAAAGAACTATCCGAAGACGATTTGGTAAATGTTTGTAATAGGGTTTACATGAATGGCTATAACGAAAATCAACAGAAAGATTTTGAACAAGGCTTAAACAATACTATTATTCATGATTTTGAAACAGATTGGATAGCAGGGGATTGGAATAATTGGATAGAAGAAGTTTTAGAAAGTAATAATCAAAAGGTAGAAATTCTGTGTAGTAATCTGGTTAGAGAGTTTGATAGTTTGAGAGAGGAAAAAAGATATATTGAAGCTAACCAACTTCTTGTAAAGGTATATTTCTATGAACTTAAAGGCTCAGCTCATATAAAAGACAATAAAAGAAATGTTATAATAGCCAATGATTTTGAATATGATGAACAGATAGGGTATAAAAAAAAAGGTGATATTTTGAGCTTTGAGTTCCTTTAG
- the cas7i gene encoding type I-B CRISPR-associated protein Cas7/Cst2/DevR, giving the protein MADLKNITGALLIDATAAFLNGAGLGTGEDKNKVIPKTFREKVKGKSEEVPYVSAQSWRRWLRNTTNEENGWKPSELKSIKSNEKGSTSKIATELNPVDFPEDDLFGYMKSGDKNEESIQRTSPFKSSILKGIRNMRTMNNDEAFVHLKDGSPLPYSTRFYSTHLEGFFNLEYYRLGVYDNLGSHQELSTSLVEKHKDKFDISEIPYGVKVFPRYTLKNAEVIRKKHASGLLKGLVFLRGGAKQAAFGSDVTPKVLVLAGMESANPVFNNLFVGTGEKPALNIEALMQIAMDFKEKLATPIYIGIRSGYLENEDKIKEELNDGFVIGSPVAIVNQFNQTYLQNG; this is encoded by the coding sequence ATGGCAGATTTAAAGAACATTACAGGTGCATTACTCATTGATGCAACAGCAGCCTTTTTGAATGGTGCTGGTTTAGGTACTGGGGAAGACAAAAACAAAGTCATTCCAAAAACATTCAGAGAGAAAGTCAAAGGTAAATCCGAGGAAGTCCCATACGTTTCTGCGCAATCTTGGAGGAGATGGTTGAGGAATACAACTAATGAGGAAAATGGCTGGAAACCGAGCGAGTTGAAATCTATTAAATCAAACGAAAAGGGATCAACCAGTAAAATAGCTACTGAACTTAATCCTGTTGATTTTCCTGAAGATGATTTGTTTGGTTATATGAAAAGCGGTGATAAAAATGAGGAAAGTATACAAAGAACATCCCCATTTAAATCCTCTATACTTAAAGGTATCCGCAACATGCGAACAATGAATAATGATGAGGCCTTCGTGCATCTAAAAGATGGATCGCCTTTGCCTTATTCTACCAGATTTTATTCTACTCACTTGGAAGGGTTCTTTAATCTTGAATATTATCGTTTAGGAGTATATGATAATTTAGGAAGCCATCAGGAATTGTCAACCTCTTTAGTCGAAAAACACAAAGATAAATTTGACATTAGTGAGATTCCATATGGTGTTAAGGTCTTTCCAAGATATACACTAAAAAATGCAGAAGTAATTCGCAAAAAACATGCATCAGGATTATTAAAAGGTTTAGTATTTTTACGCGGTGGTGCCAAACAAGCTGCTTTTGGTTCTGATGTTACTCCTAAAGTACTTGTTCTGGCTGGTATGGAATCAGCCAACCCAGTATTTAATAACCTCTTTGTTGGAACAGGTGAAAAACCTGCTCTGAATATCGAAGCATTAATGCAAATTGCTATGGATTTTAAAGAAAAACTAGCTACTCCGATTTATATTGGTATTCGTTCAGGGTATTTGGAAAACGAAGATAAGATTAAAGAAGAACTGAATGATGGCTTTGTAATTGGATCGCCAGTAGCAATTGTCAATCAATTTAATCAAACTTATTTGCAGAATGGATAA